In the genome of Conger conger chromosome 8, fConCon1.1, whole genome shotgun sequence, one region contains:
- the LOC133135623 gene encoding potassium voltage-gated channel subfamily A member 1-like gives MTVVAGDNMDETSALPGHPLDSYFPYHDDHECSERVVINIAGLRFETELKTLAQFPETLLGNPKKRMQYFDPLRNEYFFDRNRPSFDAILYYYQSGGRLRRPVNVPLDMFSEEIKFYELGVDAMERFREDEGFIREEERPLPEKEFQRQMWLLFEHPESSGPARGIAIVSVMVILISIVIFCLETLPGLKEDPAGRMQVVGNSTFYYKPNILTDPFFIVETLCIIWFSFELIVRFFACPSKAAFFKNVMNTIDVVAIIPYFITLGTELADDQENKEVKGEQATSLAILRVIRLVRVFRIFKLSRHSKGLQILGQTLKASMRELGLLIFFLFIGVILFSSAIFFAEAEESGSHFSSIPDAFWWAVVSMTTVGYGDMYPVTIGGKIVGSLCAIAGVLTIALPVPVIVSNFNYFYHRETEGEEQAQLLNVSAPNIASDSNSSRRSSSTVSKSEYMEIDEDINNSIDNIREANLKTGNCIVANQNCVNKTKLLTDV, from the coding sequence ATGACCGTGGTGGCTGGAGATAACATGGACGAGACCTCGGCACTGCCCGGGCACCCGCTGGACTCGTACTTCCCTTACCACGACGACCACGAATGCAGCGAGAGGGTGGTCATCAACATAGCGGGGCTTCGCTTCGAAACGGAGCTAAAAACCCTGGCGCAGTTCCCAGAGACTCTGCTGGGCAATCCCAAGAAGAGAATGCAGTACTTCGACCCGCTGAGAAACGAATACTTCTTTGATAGAAACCGTCCGAGTTTCGACGCCATCCTTTACTACTACCAGTCCGGAGGCCGGTTGAGAAGACCGGTGAACGTACCCCTGGATATGTTCTCGGAAGAGATAAAATTTTACGAGCTCGGGGTGGACGCGATGGAAAGATTTCGCGAGGATGAGGGGTTCATACGGGAGGAGGAGCGTCCGTTGCCTGAGAAAGAATTCCAACGCCAAATGTGGCTTTTGTTTGAGCACCCCGAGAGTTCAGGGCCAGCGAGGGGAATTGCTATAGTGTCTGTCATGGTCATTCTGATTTCAATCGTCATATTCTGCTTAGAGACTTTACCCGGACTGAAAGAAGACCCCGCGGGCCGTATGCAGGTCGTGGGCAACAGTACATTCTACTACAAACCAAATATATTAACAGATCCGTTCTTTATTGTGGAGACCCTCTGTATCATCTGGTTCTCGTTTGAGTTGATAGTGCGGTTTTTCGCCTGCCCCAGTAAGGCGGCTTTTTTTAAGAACGTGATGAACACTATTGACGTGGTGGCCATCATTCCCTACTTTATCACACTGGGGACAGAACTAGCGGACGATCAGGAAAACAAGGAGGTGAAAGGCGAGCAGGCGACGTCCTTGGCTATCCTCAGGGTAATCCGTCTGGTCAGGGTATTCAGAATATTCAAGCTGTCGAGGCACTCGAAAGGGCTGCAGATTTTGGGGCAGACCCTCAAAGCCAGTATGCGGGAGCTGGGACTTCTCATTTTTTTCCTATTCATCGGTGTCATCCTGTTCTCCAGCGCTATTTTCTTCGCCGAAGCCGAGGAGAGCGGCTCTCACTTCAGCAGCATCCCCGACGCCTTCTGGTGGGCAGTGGTATCCATGACGACCGTAGGATACGGGGACATGTACCCGGTGACGATAGGGGGCAAGATCGTGGGCTCTCTGTGCGCGATCGCCGGTGTGTTGACGATCGCGCTTCCGGTGCCTGTCATCGTCTCTAACTTTAATTACTTCTACCACAGGGAGACCGAAGGGGAGGAGCAGGCCCAGCTTTTAAATGTCAGCGCACCGAACATCGCGTCTGACTCCAATTCGAGCCGCCGCAGTTCTTCCACCGTCAGCAAGTCAGAATATATGGAGATCGACGAGGACATAAACAATAGCATTGACAATATACGAGAGGCAAACCTCAAAACTGGAAACTGCATCGTAGCCAACCAAAATTGTGTTAACAAAACCAAGCTGCTAACTGACGTATAA